One region of Pan paniscus chromosome 5, NHGRI_mPanPan1-v2.0_pri, whole genome shotgun sequence genomic DNA includes:
- the DEFB113 gene encoding beta-defensin 113 → MKILCIFLTFVFTVSCGPSVPQKKTREVAERKRECQLVRGACKPECNSWEYVYCYCNVNHCCVVREYQKPIINKITSKLHQK, encoded by the exons ATGAAGatactttgtatttttctgacTTTTGTCTTCACTGTGTCTTGTGGTCCATCAG TTccacagaaaaaaacaagagaagttgcagagagaaaaagagaatgtcaGCTTGTTCGTGGTGCTTGCAAGCCGGAATGCAACAGCTGGGAATATGTATATTGTTACTGCAATGTTAACCACTGCTGTGTGGTACGGGAATACCAAAAGCCAATCATTAACAAAATCACTAGTaaactccatcaaaaataa